A region of Acidobacteriota bacterium DNA encodes the following proteins:
- a CDS encoding GTP-binding protein, with translation MAKEKFERTKPHVNVGTIGHVDHGKTTLTAAITTVLSEHSDKVEVRSFD, from the coding sequence ATGGCCAAGGAAAAGTTCGAGCGTACGAAGCCCCACGTGAACGTCGGTACGATTGGTCACGTGGACCACGGAAAGACGACGCTGACGGCGGCGATCACGACGGTTCTTTCGGAGCACAGCGACAAGGTCGAGGTGCGTAGTTTCGAT